Proteins encoded within one genomic window of Dyadobacter chenhuakuii:
- a CDS encoding DUF6660 family protein translates to MKFLAILLSAYMLLLALLPCGDEVECMDDDRYETAFNNNTQQDHENHSENCSPFCICACCGQVLNVLSTPYFALQSHVRAAFQTAFYKDPYFEIIPIAIWQPPKLV, encoded by the coding sequence ATGAAGTTTCTGGCCATCCTGCTGTCTGCCTATATGCTCCTGCTGGCGCTGCTTCCCTGCGGCGACGAGGTGGAATGCATGGACGATGACCGGTATGAAACGGCTTTCAACAATAACACGCAGCAGGATCACGAAAATCACTCGGAAAATTGCTCACCATTCTGCATTTGTGCGTGCTGCGGGCAGGTTTTGAATGTGTTATCAACGCCTTATTTTGCATTGCAATCGCATGTTCGGGCTGCATTTCAAACCGCTTTTTACAAAGATCCCTATTTCGAAATAATCCCCATTGCCATCTGGCAGCCGCCCAAGCTGGTTTAA